From a region of the Blochmannia endosymbiont of Camponotus modoc genome:
- the folE gene encoding GTP cyclohydrolase I FolE, producing MSILTQEALLVRDALLVRGLENPLIELNINHQIRKRRIEDHMRAIVRLLNLDLEHDSLLNTPKRIAKMYIEEIFSGLDYSNFPKIAIIQNTMQINEMITVRGINITSTCEHHFIVFNGKVTISYIPEKNVIGLSKINRIVQFFSKRPQLQERLTKQIFLALQTLLNTDNVAIFIDAVHYCVKARGIHDVSSTTTTTALGGLFKSNTNTRKEFLHAIMYCNH from the coding sequence ATGTCTATATTAACACAAGAAGCGCTATTAGTACGTGATGCTTTATTAGTGCGAGGATTAGAAAATCCATTAATTGAGCTGAATATTAATCATCAAATACGTAAACGTCGTATTGAAGATCATATGAGAGCTATTGTGCGTCTTCTTAATCTCGATTTAGAACATGATAGTTTATTAAATACCCCTAAACGTATAGCTAAGATGTATATAGAAGAAATTTTCTCAGGTTTAGATTATTCAAATTTTCCTAAAATTGCAATTATTCAGAATACAATGCAAATAAATGAGATGATAACAGTGAGGGGTATTAATATCACTAGTACTTGTGAACATCATTTCATTGTTTTTAATGGTAAAGTGACTATTTCTTATATTCCAGAAAAAAATGTGATTGGTTTGTCAAAAATAAATAGAATAGTTCAATTTTTTTCTAAAAGACCACAGTTACAGGAACGATTAACAAAACAAATTTTTTTAGCGTTGCAAACCTTACTTAATACAGATAATGTGGCAATATTTATTGATGCAGTACATTATTGTGTTAAAGCTAGGGGTATTCATGATGTTAGCAGCACTACAACTACTACTGCGCTAGGGGGGTTATTTAAATCTAATACGAATACTAGAAAAGAATTTCTGCATGCAATTATGTATTGTAATCATTGA